In Silene latifolia isolate original U9 population chromosome X, ASM4854445v1, whole genome shotgun sequence, the following proteins share a genomic window:
- the LOC141623497 gene encoding UDP-glycosyltransferase 73C5-like, whose amino-acid sequence MANANPPPPAIIFPFMAQAKVLSFRGVKVTIITTPSNAKQISSHFDTKFSSTISTHVIPFPVVDGLPLGYENTKDLTSDDQRLPFLRATLKLKQPFESYLRDLVDTGDRPICAICDFFLGWAVTVSSSLNIPGILFYGMGVLSTKISFSVFINQEYVRTLMNGEKLENVSGLACPFPLILDDFPGFKDINNPSKKFLRVTLEIF is encoded by the coding sequence ATGGCTAATGCAAATCCTCCCCCCCCCGCAATCATCTTTCCTTTCATGGCTCAAGCGAAGGTTCTGTCATTTCGAGGCGTAAAGGTGACCATCATCACAACACCTTCCAATGCTAAACAAATTTCTTCACATTTCGACACAAAATTCTCATCCACCATTTCAACTCATGTTATACCGTTTCCTGTAGTAGACGGTTTACCTCTAGGTTATGAAAACACGAAAGATCTAACTTCAGACGATCAACGTCTTCCGTTCTTACGAGCGACTTTGAAACTAAAACAACCTTTTGAGAGTTATCTTAGAGATCTTGTCGATACAGGAGACCGTCCAATTTGTGCCATTTGCGACTTTTTCCTCGGATGGGCTGTAACGGTTTCCTCTTCCTTAAACATCCCTGGAATACTGTTTTACGGTATGGGAGTCTTATCGACAAAGATTAGTTTTTCCGTATTTATAAATCAGGAATACGTAAGGACTTTAATGAATGGCGAAAAGCTGGAAAATGTGTCTGGATTAGCGTGTCCATTCCCATTGATTCTCGACGATTTCCCTGGTTTTAAGGATATAAATAACCCCTCGAAGAAATTTTTGAGAGTTACCTTAGAGATCTTTTAG
- the LOC141622650 gene encoding indole-3-acetic acid-amido synthetase GH3.4-like, whose translation MPHGHIDRDTFKTNVPVITYEDIKSDILRIYNGDFSPLLCAQPIVELVLSTGTSSGQSKMIPITNDDMQRRIRLRNAVYPFLTKCIEGEKPDKGKMLGLLLTRDETITPGGLVARPGTNAILKNPQFYNDNPYPYNTNTSPIEAIHCPDHFQSIYTQLLCGFYQRHDVTSVKVVFGSNLIWAIHFLKGHYSDLCHDISSGNLNPKITDLSLRTRMIETFMQHPQPELAKFIESACIGENWEGILKTIWPNAKYIEAILTGSMTQYIPMLNYYSGGLPLVTLLYVSSECDFGYNLDPMCGPYNISYTLMPNMAYYEFIPLTSEDDVSGSQPEPVDMANVEVGQEYELVITTYTGLYRYRMGDVIRLTGFYNSTPQFKFIRRRNVVLSIDVDKTTESDLHMAIQMASNVLQPFNTIILDYTSNSCTETIPGHYVIYLELITKTPANGTGLGANILEECCLAMEESLGFYYKSGRKSNCIGPLEIRVLSNGTFEKLMDFAISNGATFNQFKMPRCVKSVSMLELLDSRVDSSHFSPSTPHC comes from the exons ATGCCGCATGGACATATCGACCGAGACACGTTCAAGACCAATGTGCCGGTAATCACGTATGAGGATATAAAGTCGGATATCTTACGCATATATAATGGTGATTTTTCTCCATTATTATGTGCTCAACCCATCGTTGAGTTAGTGCTTAG CACAGGAACATCAAGTGGACAAAGCAAGATGATACCAATAACAAATGATGATATGCAAAGGCGAATTAGGTTGCGCAATGCCGTTTACCCTTTTCTAACAAA GTGTATTGAAGGGGAAAAGCCCGATAAAGGAAAGATGTTAGGCTTGTTACTAACAAGAGATGAAACTATAACACCAGGTGGTCTAGTAGCTCGGCCTGGTACAAACGCCATATTAAAAAATCCTCAATTTTACAATGATAATCCATATCCTTACAATACCAATACGAGTCCTATTGAGGCCATCCATTGTCCCGATCATTTTCAATCTATTTATACTCAATTACTATGTGGGTTTTACCAACGTCATGATGTGACATCTGTCAAAGTCGTCTTCGGTTCAAATCTCATATGGGCCATTCACTTTCTAAAGGGTCATTACTCTGATCTATGTCATGACATCTCATCCGGTAACCTGAACCCAAAAATAACCGACCTGTCTCTACGTACCCGCATGATTGAGACCTTCATGCAACACCCACAACCAGAGTTGGCCAAGTTTATTGAAAGTGCGTGCATTGGAGAAAATTGGGAAGGGATTTTGAAAACGATTTGGCCTAATGCAAAGTACATAGAGGCTATTCTAACGGGTTCCATGACTCAATATATACCGATGCTAAACTATTATAGTGGAGGATTGCCATTAGTAACTCTACTTTATGTTTCTTCGGAATGTGATTTCGGTTATAATTTGGACCCGATGTGTGGCCCGTATAACATTTCTTACACCTTAATGCCAAATATGGCCTATTACGAGTTCATACCTCTTACGTCCGAAGATGATGTTTCGGGCTCACAACCGGAACCCGTGGATATGGCAAATGTCGAGGTGGGGCAAGAGTATGAGCTTGTGATCACAACCTATACCGGTTTATATAG GTACCGAATGGGAGATGTGATTCGCCTAACAGGGTTTTACAATTCAACACCTCAATTTAAGTTCATAAGGAGAAGGAATGTGGTACTTAGCATTGACGTCGACAAAACAACTGAATCTGATTTACATATGGCAATTCAAATGGCATCCAATGTACTCCAACCGTTTAACACAATAATCCTCGACTACACGAGCAATTCATGCACAGAGACCATTCCAGGACACTATGTTATCTACCTAGAGCTCATAACCAAAACTCCAGCAAATGGGACCGGCCTTGGCGCAAACATCCTGGAGGAATGTTGTTTGGCAATGGAGGAGTCTCTAGGATTTTACTACAAGTCGGGCCGAAAAAGCAATTGCATAGGTCCACTTGAGATCCGAGTGTTAAGTAACGGGACATTTGAAAAGTTGATGGATTTTGCAATATCAAATGGGGCGACTTTTAACCAATTTAAGATGCCTAGGTGTGTGAAATCGGTGTCCATGTTAGAGTTACTCGACTCAAGAGTCGACTCAAGCCACTTCAGCCCTTCAACGCCTCATTGTTAA